GATGGTGTAAAGATCCTTGTAACATGATATCATGTAACTCGGCAGTGACTCAGCAGCTGCAAGATCCCACCTGTCAAAATATGCACTTTGCACATGAAACTTTTGTAATAAAAATTATATTATGTGTTCATGTATAAGGTCGTGACTAACCAATGAGTTTGATTATACCATTAGCAAAAATATGCCATTCTGGGCATAAGCAGCCTTGAGTATGCACTACTTTTTCTTTTTGTATGAATGATTACAAAACTATTAGTATATCAAGATATTTCTCGCAAAGGCCTAATGTTTATGTCAAACCAATCCTAATACCTCTTTATACATGATGTGTCAAAATTATAGAATTTTTAATGTGCAATTAGACATATCTAAGATGTCATTCATTTACAAACAAATGTAATTATACTTCATTCCTAAATTCAATGTTGTTGTTATTACGGGAACATCAATGCTCACATTTTGATTGCCTCATTAAAGAGAGAGAGCTCCTCCTGTGTGGCGACAAGATCAAAGATGTCATCCACAATGTAGACCATTGAGATAACCTTTGTGGCCTCAACCCGATATCTTGAGAAGGAGAAACCCTCGAGGATAGTCATGGACCACATGTACCATTTCAGAACTTGGTCCCTTGCAGCTGGAATTTCTTGAGATAATCCCAAATCCACCCACCATCTGTGTGAAAATGAAGTTTTCATAGTAAAAAACCACCACACCATTAATTGTGCCAATACATGAGCAAAAAAATATGTTAATCTATTAATTCCAAGTGAGTTCTCTCTTATCAATATGCAGGTGGGCCAATGTCCGCAACAACTAATAATGGAAGGAGTGTATTTTATTATATTCATACCTCTTAACCTCTTGCATTTCACTTTGATGTTGCAACTTCTTCATCTGAAATTCTACAAGTGCCAGCTTCTCAATTGCAGTGTGCATGGTAGGCAAGTTCTGGAGGTAACTCAAATGATGCCTAGCCTTGTATTGCTTCAGGCTCACATGGTAGGGATGGTCTAGTGACTTCATCACATATCTCGCAAGGTTAGGCTCCAAATACTTAAGTGAAAATTTCAGGTGCTTGCTTGAGAATTCCTTTGCCTTGTAGAGTGAAGCTTCCCCCATGTTGAGGTGTGACATGTCATGCAAGCTCAGCAACCCTCTAAGGTCTTTGCTATGCCTAAGGTTGAAATCACCATTATCGTTTGTGAACTTCTGAAGAACATCGTCTGCCATACACCGACAAGAAGGGGTCTTAGgtgcatgtcatacataatgaaaACAATACGTCTCATGATAGGTGCTTCTATGCTACACAAGGGATTGTTCTTTTTTATTATTGAACTTGGTTACTCTAAGGCTAATTTATTATTAGCAAAATTATCACATAAAATCATAATTGACAAAGTTGCACTCAAGTTTCCAAACTGGTGTGTTTATCCCAACACACTAAACTAGTATTTTACTGACCTGCCGAAATATAATATCCAACTTCTCTCATCAGCCTTAAGGAAAGGGTTGCGTCAAGTAGATCATCACTATGGAGGAGATCCACAGACGTCTCCATTATGTTATCGATTTCATCCTGGAAATAGTGGTCAATGCAGAGGTGTTTGAGGTGATCAACCGTGCTCAACATTCCTTTGTTGCTTTTCGGATGTTGATGAAGCAACGCTTGAACATTCAATAGGCTTTCCTGGTATTGCACATAGAGCAAACTTCTTTTTAAAAAGAATACAAAGTCTAGATAAGTGCAATATATATCATATATTATTTGCATTCAACAATTGGCGATATCATAGGAAAATAGTGCATCTAATGTAGGTTTATATTTTATTAACATAGTTCAGAAATTAACAATAAAAGATGAGATAGAGATTGAAATTTTGCTCTTTCCAGAAACATCATTAATTATTTAATGAAACACACATTTTCTATGTCTCGCTGGTTCCTGAAGAGGAGTCATTATTCAAAGTTATTTTGAAAAGGCAATCCATGAATTGCTAGACTGTGGTTATAAAATTCTTGAGGAAGGATTAAATTTTTGACTCGATTTATACGACATCAATTTAGGGACGGAGACAGTATAATTAGCCAGAAAAAGGCACACAAACATGCTAATTGCATTCAAAGTACATTCTAATGTTGCGGTCTATATATGTACCGTAAAAATATATACCTGGAAGTCAAAATCATCGGACAGCTCATGGGACACAGGCTCCCGCCCGGGATATATCACCGGCGAAGGGCGAAAGAAGCCACTGTTTCGGCCACTCTGGTCACCACTTCTGGCCACCGGCAAAGCCGAATGGAGCAATGGtgcgaaggaggagaaggagaagcatACATGCGCAGCAGCCATCACTAGCGTACTTAAATAATGTGGTGTGTTACAGCTGATCGACTAGGCAGGCTACCTAATTAATTAGGTAACTAACTAGCGTGGATGATATGGGATGAACAAGAGTACGTAGCAGGCTGCTGCTTCTGCTATGTCTTGGGATGGATGGGGGATATGAGCAATGCATGCATGCCCTCCagatttatagggggaggggaggagaCGAGGTTGCAGCCGCGTCGATCGTCCACCGAGTGAAGACTATGCATGCGACCTAGGGGAGCCATTTGAAAAATTCACTAAACGTCATGCATGCGCTAATCAAGTTTTGTTTTTCGTCTAGGGCTAGTGCACCATCCATTCTTTGTTTGGACAGTGAACCATGCATCGTGCACACGGTTTCTCCCTGCACCGCACCCACAAGTGGCAAGAGCCCACACACGTACGTACTCTATATAGCTATATTTGTACGTCCTGCCACGTGAACGTCCAGCCACACACGTAAGTACTACTCTGACACCTGGACAAAAGGGTCTAGGTAGTAGAGGGGTCCAACGAAAGGTCTGCAGATTGACCAGTTTTCCATCGGTTGCTGCCTGTCAAGCTCACGACAATGTACGTACTGAACCACTGCTGACAGTGCCAACTTTGACCCCCAGCTGAACCATGCATTCACAGTAGCTAGCTACTAGTAGAGCGGTCAAAAAACATTTACCCCACCCCCAAAATGTAACGTGTGTGTACAACGACTGGTACAGTTGGCATTGTCTCTATGTAAGTGGTGCTTTCTGGAATTCTTGGGTCaaattgttattatttacttttggTTTGTTACATACAAAGAGTACTGTTCATCCACGTAAATTTGATGTTGAACGGTAGATAGACAGAAAAGGTAGAAAAGGGACAGAAAGGGTGGAGACCCTCCTCTATATGTTTATTTACTTTTGGTTCGTTCCATACAAAGAGCACTGTTCATCCA
Above is a window of Triticum aestivum cultivar Chinese Spring chromosome 6B, IWGSC CS RefSeq v2.1, whole genome shotgun sequence DNA encoding:
- the LOC123138838 gene encoding S-(+)-linalool synthase, chloroplastic, producing MAAAHVCFSFSSFAPLLHSALPVARSGDQSGRNSGFFRPSPVIYPGREPVSHELSDDFDFQESLLNVQALLHQHPKSNKGMLSTVDHLKHLCIDHYFQDEIDNIMETSVDLLHSDDLLDATLSLRLMREVGYYISADDVLQKFTNDNGDFNLRHSKDLRGLLSLHDMSHLNMGEASLYKAKEFSSKHLKFSLKYLEPNLARYVMKSLDHPYHVSLKQYKARHHLSYLQNLPTMHTAIEKLALVEFQMKKLQHQSEMQEVKRWWVDLGLSQEIPAARDQVLKWYMWSMTILEGFSFSRYRVEATKVISMVYIVDDIFDLVATQEELSLFNEAIKMWDLAAAESLPSYMISCYKDLYTITNDIADMVIKEHGLNPINHLKQAWATLFDGFMIEGKWLSTNQVPTSEDYLRNGVITSGAPLLFMHLLFMLGHDLTEDNNDYILRVISCPAKIMRLWDDMGSAKDELQEGLDGSYKDLYQRENPHADAEKHMLDMIAGEWEHLNRECFSQTKSTLPPSFIGASLNFARMVSIMYGYDDEQRLPALEDYTRMLLF